In Candidatus Buchananbacteria bacterium CG10_big_fil_rev_8_21_14_0_10_42_9, a single genomic region encodes these proteins:
- the mgtE gene encoding magnesium transporter, with protein sequence MNEVTIPQQDFDITLNEVDELLNQKDYDTLEANLVQCDVSLLVDIIDGIIDGRKKIFSLLPPERQANLILKLSENSQDEILSALSNEALARIIRFMEDDNATDLIQLLPSDRTEGILAALSPRKRTRVSQLLKFDPDTAGGIMDMYFIQVKPSETVEAVRKKVHEYQKEHGGFPRVLIEDAQGNIAGYAPTRKLIGEPGKTEIARLSRPAIYVSYDEDQEVVLNKALEHNFTGIVVTDEQNKVVGVIRQQDFLKVAQEEATEDILHLSGLSKEENLLDSPLLALRRRYGWLLIHLIMTSMAASLVTLFHGTLAGFVILAAYLPIIGGTGRNVSTQSFAVVVRAMSLGEMDLKIGGKVLLKEIRVGLMIGILHGIILAAISYIFTQNIMLSLVLFLTMSVLLLIAGFLGSIIPITLRQLKFDPAISSTVFITTLADAFGYLIFLSLAHFLLV encoded by the coding sequence ATGAATGAAGTCACAATACCACAACAAGATTTTGACATCACTTTAAACGAAGTTGATGAGTTATTGAACCAAAAAGATTATGACACATTAGAGGCAAACTTAGTTCAGTGCGATGTTTCTTTGTTGGTTGATATTATCGATGGAATTATTGATGGCCGCAAAAAAATATTTTCGTTACTCCCGCCGGAACGGCAAGCCAACTTAATTTTGAAATTAAGTGAAAATAGCCAAGATGAAATTTTGTCGGCCCTAAGCAACGAGGCTTTAGCGCGCATTATTCGATTTATGGAAGATGACAACGCCACCGATTTGATTCAGCTTTTACCAAGCGATAGAACAGAAGGAATCTTAGCTGCGTTGTCACCCCGCAAGCGAACCCGGGTATCACAGTTATTAAAATTTGATCCGGACACTGCCGGCGGTATAATGGATATGTATTTTATTCAAGTTAAGCCAAGCGAAACAGTTGAGGCGGTTCGAAAAAAGGTTCATGAGTATCAAAAAGAGCACGGCGGGTTCCCAAGAGTTTTAATAGAAGATGCTCAAGGTAATATTGCAGGCTACGCACCCACGCGAAAGTTAATCGGGGAGCCTGGTAAAACAGAAATAGCCCGACTATCTCGTCCAGCAATTTATGTTAGTTATGACGAGGACCAAGAAGTAGTTTTAAACAAGGCCCTGGAACATAATTTTACTGGTATTGTCGTGACCGATGAACAAAATAAAGTTGTCGGCGTTATTCGCCAACAAGATTTTTTGAAAGTTGCGCAAGAAGAAGCGACCGAAGATATTTTACATTTATCAGGTTTATCGAAAGAAGAAAATTTACTTGATTCGCCCCTGCTAGCCTTGCGCCGCCGTTACGGTTGGCTTTTGATTCATTTAATTATGACTTCAATGGCGGCGTCGCTAGTGACTTTATTTCACGGCACTTTGGCGGGTTTTGTAATCTTGGCCGCTTATTTGCCAATTATTGGCGGCACAGGCCGTAATGTTTCAACTCAATCTTTTGCGGTGGTTGTGCGGGCAATGAGTTTAGGGGAGATGGATTTGAAAATTGGCGGCAAGGTGCTGCTAAAAGAAATCAGAGTTGGTTTAATGATAGGCATACTGCACGGGATTATTTTGGCCGCAATCAGTTATATTTTTACCCAAAACATAATGTTATCTTTAGTCCTGTTTTTAACCATGTCTGTTTTACTGCTGATCGCTGGATTTTTAGGCTCAATTATTCCCATCACCTTACGCCAGCTTAAATTTGACCCAGCTATTTCTTCGACCGTATTTATTACTACTCTGGCTGACGCTTTTGGCTATTTAATTTTTTTAAGCTTAGCCCATTTTTTATTAGTTTAA